The Thermonema lapsum genome window below encodes:
- the era gene encoding GTPase Era, with product MQNEAKHKAGFVSIIGKPNVGKSTLMNALVGEKLSIATPKAQTTRHRVTGILNGDDYQIIYQDTPGILEPKYELHKRMMHYVQQALEDADILLIVVEPHEQWEESALVDYLTHTAQPIIVAINKADTSEQAKLAQAVEYWESRLPNAKAVIPVSALYHFNLDTLLSALLSYLPEHPPYFDKEQISDQSERFFAAEIIREKIFLLYREEIPYSCDVQIFSFKEKEHIIHIQADIIVERESQRKILIGKGGSALKQVGVAARKELEAFLGKKVYLELHVKVIKNWRRQERWLERLGYKKP from the coding sequence GTGAAAAATTATCTATTGCCACTCCTAAGGCACAAACCACGCGCCACCGTGTTACCGGCATTCTCAACGGAGACGACTATCAGATTATTTACCAAGACACACCGGGCATTTTGGAACCCAAATACGAGCTGCACAAACGCATGATGCACTATGTGCAGCAGGCACTCGAAGACGCCGATATATTATTGATTGTCGTAGAGCCTCACGAGCAGTGGGAAGAGTCTGCTTTGGTTGATTACCTCACGCATACGGCTCAACCTATCATAGTAGCTATCAACAAGGCAGATACAAGCGAACAAGCAAAACTGGCACAAGCCGTAGAGTATTGGGAAAGCCGCCTGCCCAACGCCAAAGCAGTTATTCCTGTCTCTGCCCTTTATCATTTTAACTTAGATACGCTGCTTAGTGCTTTGCTTAGCTATTTACCAGAACATCCCCCTTATTTCGACAAAGAACAAATCAGCGACCAAAGCGAGCGTTTTTTTGCAGCCGAAATCATCCGAGAAAAAATATTCCTTCTCTACCGTGAAGAAATTCCCTATAGCTGCGATGTGCAGATATTTTCTTTCAAGGAAAAAGAACATATCATTCATATCCAAGCCGACATCATCGTGGAGCGCGAAAGCCAACGCAAAATACTAATCGGCAAAGGCGGAAGCGCCCTCAAACAAGTAGGCGTCGCTGCACGCAAAGAATTAGAAGCCTTTCTTGGAAAAAAAGTGTATCTGGAGTTGCATGTGAAGGTCATTAAGAACTGGCGTCGCCAAGAGCGCTGGCTCGAGCGTCTCGGCTATAAAAAGCCTTAA
- the der gene encoding ribosome biogenesis GTPase Der, with protein sequence MGNIVAIVGRPNVGKSTFFNRLIGERKAIMDDESGVTRDRHYGKTEWNGTPFTVVDTGGYVVGSEDVFEAAIRRQVEIAIEESDVVLFMVDTQSGLHPLDEEFAKVLRRYDKPIMVVANKAETLDRTQQAAEFYTLGFDKIFPISAQTGSGTGDLLDEVVKHLTPTSGIAPDEGIPRIAIIGKPNVGKSSFVNLLLGEERNIVTDIAGTTRDAIDTHYKSFGKEFILTDTAGLRRKNRIKDSIEFYSVMRTLRAIEQSDVCIMMVDAQEGITSQDISILRLAEKDGKGMVLMVNKWDLIEKDHMTYKRYLDVIRQKISPMDYIPVLFTSVLNKQRVFQTIETAIRVYENKQQRVPTSKLNEVMQQVIAHYPPPAYRGHHIKIKYITQLPTRVPSFAFFCNHPKYIPETYRRYLENQLRKHFDFEGVPIRLYFREK encoded by the coding sequence ATGGGAAATATAGTGGCAATCGTGGGACGACCCAACGTGGGGAAATCAACATTTTTTAACCGCCTCATCGGAGAGCGCAAAGCCATCATGGATGATGAAAGCGGAGTAACCCGCGACCGACACTACGGTAAAACCGAATGGAACGGCACGCCTTTTACAGTCGTAGATACCGGAGGGTATGTCGTGGGCTCCGAAGACGTCTTTGAAGCAGCCATCCGCCGACAGGTAGAAATAGCCATAGAAGAATCCGATGTCGTGCTTTTTATGGTGGATACACAAAGTGGGTTACATCCGCTGGATGAGGAATTTGCCAAAGTTCTGCGCCGTTATGACAAACCGATAATGGTTGTTGCCAACAAAGCAGAGACCTTAGATCGCACGCAACAAGCTGCCGAGTTTTATACACTTGGCTTCGACAAGATTTTTCCCATTTCGGCACAAACAGGCAGTGGTACCGGAGACCTGCTCGACGAAGTAGTGAAGCATTTAACGCCCACCTCAGGTATCGCCCCAGACGAAGGCATTCCCCGCATAGCTATTATAGGAAAGCCCAACGTCGGAAAATCGTCTTTTGTAAACCTGCTGCTGGGCGAAGAACGCAACATAGTAACCGATATTGCAGGCACCACACGCGATGCCATAGACACCCACTACAAATCCTTTGGCAAAGAGTTTATTTTGACCGATACCGCCGGATTAAGACGTAAAAACCGTATCAAAGACAGCATTGAATTCTACTCGGTAATGCGTACTCTACGCGCAATAGAACAAAGCGATGTTTGCATTATGATGGTCGATGCCCAAGAGGGCATCACCTCGCAAGACATTTCCATTTTGCGTCTTGCAGAAAAAGATGGCAAAGGCATGGTGCTGATGGTCAACAAGTGGGACCTCATAGAAAAAGACCACATGACCTATAAGCGCTATTTGGATGTCATTCGCCAAAAAATCAGCCCCATGGATTATATCCCAGTGCTGTTCACCTCTGTGCTGAATAAACAGCGCGTATTTCAAACCATCGAAACAGCCATCCGTGTATATGAAAATAAACAACAACGGGTGCCTACCTCCAAACTCAATGAGGTGATGCAGCAGGTGATTGCACACTATCCGCCACCGGCATATCGCGGGCACCATATCAAGATTAAATACATAACCCAACTGCCGACGCGTGTCCCCTCTTTTGCTTTCTTCTGCAACCATCCTAAATACATACCGGAAACCTACCGTCGCTATCTGGAAAACCAGCTCCGCAAGCATTTTGACTTTGAAGGGGTGCCTATTCGCCTCTACTTTCGTGAAAAATAG